A DNA window from Plasmodium brasilianum strain Bolivian I chromosome 12, whole genome shotgun sequence contains the following coding sequences:
- a CDS encoding rhoptry protein, whose amino-acid sequence MFRTQGIKRWTMKRFLCFSIGTASTIYSILLILMSILILTHMSHYNETLFIVISILNCICAILIFISIAHKNAFTAYIAYNIVVINYIVEAIECLICVYNICTSHSVQWYYDNFDWHRKIIYNYNMYYGILEMIVHVFMFTIAYFVIQLVWSFYRILQVGGNIFSFQRAEDIEKILHGTNYYSYGTMTNIQSY is encoded by the coding sequence ATGTTTAGGACTCAGGGGATAAAAAGATGGACTATGAAGAggtttttatgtttttccaTCGGGACGGCATCAACAATATATTCTATACTTCTCATCCTAATGTCTATTCTTATACTAACTCATATGTCACATTACAATGAAACATTATTTATAGTAATATCAATACTTAATTGTATTTGTgccatattaatatttatatcgATAGCGCACAAAAATGCCTTTACAGCCTATATAGCATACAATATAGTAGTAATAAACTATATAGTGGAAGCCATTGAATGTTTAATATgtgtttataatatatgcacatcTCATAGTGTTCAGTGgtattatgataattttgaTTGGCataggaaaataatatataattataatatgtactATGGAATTTTGGAAATGATAGTTcatgtatttatgtttacaattgcttattttgttattcaaTTGGTATGGAGCTTTTATAGAATTTTACAAGTCGgtggaaatattttttcttttcaaagAGCAGAAGacattgaaaaaattttacacgGGACTAACTATTACTCTTACGGAACTATGACCAACATTCAGTCTTACTAG
- a CDS encoding pyridoxal 5'-phosphate synthase: MDFLNQIKKRQKEIKLSNILNFSPITNEEKNHLIKIYGLLAIGTIITALSCYVDLHFVKVPRFIASIISLCCSFALAASCNYSHYSNNLLATSKKRLLYFAGISSSIGILMSDYIAYVNYLNPSILPLAFFGSLSIFTCFSLSAIFSKNRISIFLGAVLSAVCSYVTLLSFMNFFIRFVLFDTQITLLDFRRGNKDYIMHSLCLYLDLVGARNSLYFLSFLNFLKLRLSNLTYIHNIGLPQRKRSSCRSSLNQGEMEYLSQTIAQTIDNELMNDEVGYTTEQLMELAGHSISQIIFKEYNPRKFNKILICCGPGNNGGDGLVAARHLKEFGYNVTVIYPKENKKTLFKVIEILNDFLKNRGVSSVRLLKLMEHYEIGVLKLTTAEEMLGYDLIVDAIFGFSFKGEPRTPFDALIEMINNCKKPVVSIDVPSGTNIDSGDTTSSLFVHSEMNISLMLPKEGLKNYQKKHYLGGRFIPTSIIKKYNLKVPPFPGDSSYVQL, from the exons atggacTTCCTaaaccaaataaaaaaacgacaaaaggaaataaaattatcgAATATTTTAAACTTTTCACCAATAACAAATGAAGAGAAGaatcatttaataaaaatatacggTCTTTTGGCTATTGGAACGATAATAACTGCTTTGAGCTGTTATGTTGACTTGCATTTTGTGAAAGTCCCAAGATTTATAGCATCCATTATTAGTTTATGTTGTTCTTTTGCCTTGGCGGCATCATGTAATTATTCTCATTACAGTAATAACTTACTTGCAACATCAAAGAAGAgattgctttattttgctgGTATATCATCATCTATTGGAATTTTGATGAGTGATTATATTGCATATGTTAATTATTTGAACCCGTCTATTCTTCCGCTAGCATTTTTTGGCAGTTTATCCATATTTACCTGCTTTTCCTTGTCTGccatattttcaaaaaacaG AATTTCGATCTTTCTTGGAGCAGTATTATCTGCAGTATGTTCCTATGTAACCCTACTTtcttttatgaattttttcaTAAG ATTTGTGTTGTTTGATACCCAAATTACTTTGCTTGATTTTCGTAGAGGAAACAAAGattatata ATGCATTCTTTATGTCTATATTTAGATTTAGTTGG AGCGCGAAATAGCTTATACTTTTTAAGTTTTCttaattttctaaaattacGATTAAGTAATTTAAcctatatacataatattggATTGCCTCAAAGAAAGAGAAGCAGTTGTAGAAGCTCCTTGAATCAGGGAGAAATGGAA TATCTCTCTCAAACTATAGCACAAACAATAGATAATGAATTAATGAATGATGAAGTCGGGTACACAACAGAGCAGCTGATGGAATTAGCGGGACATTCTATTtctcaaataatttttaaggaATATAATCCTAGGaagtttaataaaattctCATTTGTTGTGGTCCCGGCAATAATGGAGGAGACGGACTTGTAGCAGCTCGTCATTTAAAAGAATTCGGTTATAACGTTACGGTCATATACCCTaaggaaaataagaaaacCCTCTTCAAAgttatagaaatattaaatgattttttaaaaaatcgtGGTGTCAGTAGTGTT agGTTATTAAAGCTGATGGAGCATTACGAAATTggtgttttaaaattaacaacAGCAGAAG AAATGTTGGGGTATGATTTAATAGTAGATGCTATTTTTGGTTTTAGCTTTAAAGGAGAACCCAGGACTCCGTTCGATGCATTAATTGAG ATGATTAACAATTGCAAAAAGCCGGTTGTCTCAATTGACGTTCCCTCGGGTACTAACATAGATTCAG gTGATACAACTAGCAGCCTTTTTGTGCATTCTGAAATGAACATATCTTTAATGCTACCAAAAGAaggtttaaaaaattatcagaAAAAACATTACTTGGGAGGGCGATTCATACCAac ttctataattaaaaagtataactTAAAGGTCCCTCCGTTCCCAG GAGATAGCTCATATGTCCAGTTATAG
- a CDS encoding hypothetical protein (conserved Plasmodium protein), with protein sequence MNRLILNKATSSNDEPTPGYLYNEISQIAFCSKDSLNFVGEYLIKKLQRTDLNVKLKTLKILKHLCDKKRSDFRIFLKKKIDLIKECQNCNIVHDELKGDTPSMLVRKEATDLIKVIYSYDGADNNVKNSVSNSQDMMKNNRIEGFGNSVFEKYNNGVSNSYTSPTSASANSMEYNLNANNSTMNKFNNRNNYMSKMLGFGNPYFNQNPVQKTKGEIAMKYLNEVANKYIPSSFVNKINKVSASISKNYANGSLNIQSIMNGNAFSRNFEKSYMRRKDNFNSYGGNCSGNYGGGGYIGTCHPNFNKMEKARKPQESQASGIYEAKIIDDVLMTTGINKVPCENLLNEFSQKCETLDTKVIVSILTSKLKSKFTDEEETWKYKFKVLCVIRHLLIHRKKKGNEKVIETLDFLIQDLKNQTLEELYKCKEIKQLKKHVIEIFVLMGLQQKPSTEKESVKKEFKKTVEIPNLLDIDDEFPLPSNKHDTNSAMRGGGMTDRISIRNSDTNNNNYNNNHSSSTVPSRSNININNFSPNNNMNSFDLFHHDTKDIKQNCQESIRKKKYNENKDYHNDDFLMNSQTDNNNELFSSLNVKNLSQMNINMSNKNGDTKYRNMSTSKNEERDYISQTTNSIVNAPTKIKKNCNNNLIFLDNKNNDYNQKGGQTNTLSYNQSNLNDDDNILSFENDNIKHPYKSNNNQINFLWENMQSASTHINDLSHLNIGNPDKSVANNYDHINKKCELSNHSNNDINALISGDKERHPFDKKNLQNIENSKYNNDFSLIDINENICSGTRRTFDNADMDGNMHNLKNESYIDGATNYRNHNNASAISNNKSKYNTNKVSDSFENSLNNSMKIDDDQINNFFTSFTITSTKTEESNTKPNVKLDAFELLADQLKL encoded by the coding sequence ATGAACAGGCTGATTCTGAACAAAGCAACTTCATCAAATGATGAACCTACTCCGGGTTACTTATACAATGAAATATCTCAGATAGCGTTTTGTTCCAAGGATTCTTTGAATTTTGTGGgtgaatatttaataaagaaattacaGAGAACAGacttaaatgtaaaattaaaaacgttgaaaatattaaagcaTTTATGTGATAAGAAAAGATCTGATTTTAgaatctttttaaaaaagaaaatagacTTAATTAAGGAATGTCAAAATTGTAATATAGTACATGACGAATTAAAAGGTGATACTCCATCTATGTTAGTTCGTAAGGAAGCTACGgatttaataaaagtaatatattcatatgatGGTGCAGACAATAATGTAAAGAATTCAGTAAGTAATAGTCAAGatatgatgaaaaataaCAGAATAGAAGGTTTTGGTAATTCTGTATTTGAGAAGTATAATAATGGAGTTAGCAATAGTTATACTAGTCCTACTTCTGCCAGTGCCAATAGCATGGAATACAATTTAAATGCAAATAATTCCACAATGAACAAATTTAATAAtcgaaataattatatgagTAAAATGTTGGGTTTTGGTAATCCATATTTTAACCAAAACCCTGTTCAAAAAACCAAGGGAGAAATAgctatgaaatatttaaatgaagtTGCAAATAAATACATTCCCTCTtcttttgtaaataaaattaataaagttAGTGCGtctatttcaaaaaattatgcaaacGGTTCTTTGAATATACAGAGCATAATGAATGGTAATGCTTTTAGtagaaattttgaaaaaagttatatgAGGCGTAAGGATAATTTTAACAGTTATGGAGGAAATTGTAGCGGAAACTACGGAGGAGGGGGGTACATTGGAACTTGCCATCctaattttaacaaaatggaaaaggCAAGAAAACCTCAGGAATCGCAAGCTTCAGGAATATATGAAGCGAAAATTATAGATGATGTTTTAATGACTACTGGAATTAATAAAGTACCATgtgaaaatttattaaacgAATTTTCTCAAAAATGTGAAACATTAGATACAAAAGTAATTGTGTCTATTTTGActtcaaaattaaaaagtaaatttacAGATGAAGAAGAGACatggaaatataaattcaaaGTTTTATGTGTTATAAGGCATCTACTAAttcatagaaaaaaaaaaggaaatgaaaaagttATAGAAACGTTAGATTTCTTAATACAAGACTTGAAAAATCAAACTTTGGAAGAGTTGTACAAATGCAAAGAAATTAAACAGTTAAAAAAGCATGTCATCGAAATATTTGTTTTGATGGGATTGCAGCAAAAACCTTCTACTGAAAAGGAGTCTGTAAAGAAAGAATTCAAAAAAACTGTAGAAATCCCAAATTTACTAGATATTGATGATGAATTTCCCTTACCTAGTAATAAGCATGATACTAATAGTGCTATGCGTGGTGGCGGCATGACCGATAGAATAAGCATCAGAAATAGCGATACAAATAACAATAACTATAACAATAACCATAGCAGTAGTACTGTTCCCAGTAGAAGCaacattaatattaataattttagccCAAATAACAATATGAACAGTTTTGACCTGTTTCATCACGACACAAAAgatattaaacaaaattgcCAAGAGagtataagaaaaaaaaaatataatgaaaacaaGGATTACCATAATGatgattttttaatgaatagcCAGACCGATAATAATAACGAATTATTTAGCAGCTTAAATGTTAAGAATTTATCTCAAATGAATATTAATATgagtaataaaaatggtgatacaaaatatagaaaCATGTCAACatcaaaaaatgaagaaagagATTATATAAGCCAAACAACAAACAGTATAGTAAATGCTCCtaccaaaataaaaaaaaattgtaataacaatttaattttcttagataacaaaaataatgattataATCAGAAAGGGGGTCAGACAAACACACTGTCATACAACCAAAGTAATCtaaatgatgatgataaCATTTTAAGCTTcgaaaatgataatattaaacatccttataaaagtaataacaatCAAATTAATTTCCTATGGGAGAATATGCAGAGTGCGAGCACACATATAAATGACTTGAGCCATTTAAATATTGGTAATCCTGACAAGAGTGTAGCAAATAATTATGACcacattaataaaaaatgcgAACTTAGTAACCATTcgaataatgatataaatgcATTAATATCCGGAGATAAGGAAAGACACCCGTttgataaaaagaatttacaGAATATAGAAAATTCTAAATATAACAATGATTTTAGTTTAATAgacataaatgaaaatatctGTAGTGGAACAAGGAGAACTTTTGACAATGCAGATATGGATGGGAACATgcataatttgaaaaatgaatCATATATAGACGGAGCAACAAATTATAGAAACCATAATAATGCTTCTGcaataagtaataataaaagcaaatataatacaaataaagtGTCAGATAGTTTTGAGAATTCTCTGAACAATTCGATGAAAATTGATGATGaccaaataaataatttttttacctcCTTCACTATAACGTCCACAAAGACAGAGGAATCCAACACAAAACCGAATGTAAAATTGGATGCATTTGAGTTGTTAGCAGACCAGCTGAAATTATAG